The DNA window tgaaaacgaaaatctgccaccaaaagcttatgttgagaaacaacacactcccctggtatcaccttgcaatccaagcatgctcgtttgtcctttcttcttgtgagggcAAAGTCAATTTGGCTAcaatgttgtccgctactgaaggtcactagatgagattctctctttctaaagaaagtgttggctatcatcaggtcaaaagctaccgcgaagtccagaacttcctccccctcctgattcctactaccatacccaaaacctccatgaactgtctcgacacctgcgcttgtagtacctacatgtccattaagatctcctcctataaaaagcttctcactactaggtatagctctaaccaggccatctaagtcttcccagaactgtctcttaacactctcgtcgaggcctacttggggggcatacgcactaattacgttcaataccatatcaccaacgacaagcttgactaagataatcctatctccttgccttctcactcccaccacaccattcttgaggctcttatcaatcaaaactcctactccatttctattcgcgactgtccctgtgtaccaaagcttgaaacctgtattgtccacctccttcgccttctgacccttccatttagtctcttgaacgcataatatatttacacgcctcctagtcgcggtatcaactaattctcttaacttacctgtaagtgaccctacattccaactacctaaacggatcctagttggttcgaccagcttccttacccttcgcacccgtcgactctgatgcgaagacccttgctcatttttcactacacccgggcgccgatgtagcgcgccactaaggaagcgacgacccgatccttggttacttgacaccatgcccagatcacgacacggcgcgtcacgggggtgacgacccggcccttgcccatttaacaccatacccgggttccgatatggcgcgtcgctaagagggttacgccccaacgattttctttcgggttacTGACTAAAGAGAACAAAAGATCCTCATCGGCTTGGTATACAGTATGTAGGAGCATACAGGGTATGTGGTTGACAGCCTGCGGGTATCTAAGAAGCTAGCTACATGCAGCAGATTGTAAAGCTCCCTACAAGAATCAGACTAAATAAATTAAAATACCACCATCAAATGGAAAAGCTTTATCTTCTAAAATATCACAGTtcattttattttgaaaaaaaaaatcctcctTTCAAGAAAAGCAAGGCCATACTAATGGTATGCCAAGGATCGTTCTAATTTGAAATACGCTGAAATTTAGAAACCTAAACATATCATGAAAACAGCTTCCAGATGTGGGATGCTAACCTCTCTTTCTTCCTCCCCATCATCCTCCAGGTCATCTTCCTCTCCAGCTTCAATTGGGGCAGATAAAGCAGCTGCCCTCAATGAGCGTCCATgcctttcctttctctctctgATCTCTTGGAGCTTCGTTTCTGCAGCCTTTTGACGTTTGAACCGGGCAACCTAGGGAAAAAAACAATAAAGAGTGAACTACAGAAACCCGACCCACCTTAAACATCTTACAATTAAAATCAGCCTGTGCATCATAGATTTTGAACAACAAGAGAACCATGTCCCATATTACTGTGCTCCAATTACAGAGTAGAAACTGCTGACTGATACCTTAAGAATTTAAAGGAAAGTAATTCAGTCTCACCTTCTGCGCTCTTCTGTTTGCCATAGTATCAGGCTGCTTCCGCCTGGACAATTCTAGCTCATCCTCTGGAATAAGCTCTAGTACTTCACATAGAGCAATGAACTCCTGTGGAGTGCAAAAGGAGGTAACGTGATGACAGAGTACCATGCTAGAGAGTAGAGACCCCTCATTATAAACGAATTAAAAAGCTGCACCTAGTGAAACAATGTGACAGGGCAAATTGGTAACCTTCAAATGGTCCTGTGATGCCTTAAGAACCGGGATCCGATCCTCCTGAGCTATCTTCTCAGTCATTTCCGCAAGGTAATACGGAACCTACGAATGCAAACAATGATCAGAGGTATACAGAAGAAAATCGAACTTGTGAAACACTGGAACAATTCTTAAGTTTACTAGCACTGTTGTGATTTGCAATTGTACTGACAACTGAATAAAACTGACCGGGCGTGATTTCCAATTGTACTGACAACTGAATAAAACTGACCAGGCATCTAGTACCATCACAACCTGTTCCACGGACTTGCACGGGGAGCAATTGAGGGGGAGGGGACGGACATACCAGTAGATACTTGAGGTTTGCGGTGGAGACGTCTTCCTTGGTCTCGTTGCGGGAGAAGAGGCCGAGCTTGCTAACCATCTCGTCGCAGCGCCGCAGCAGATCAACCCCCGTGCGGATCCCGTCCTGCGCGGCAGAAAAACCAAACGCGTAAGCACCGCTCGCCCGATCTCTATCTCTTGGTGAGCGGGAGGAGGGGCGGGGGCGATCCCAGTTCccagaagggggggggggggggggggggggggggggggggggggggatgcacCTGGTCGAGGGCGGAGCTGGAGGCCAGGGCGTGGAGCCGCGACGCCCTGTCGAAGAGGACCGGCAGGGGGAggtcggcggcggcgtcctccGGCTCGGCTTGCAGGCGCATCTGCGATTGCATCTTGTTCCCGACCTCCTCCACATCCACCATTTCGACCGGTCGGACGGTTGCCTCGCGGAGCCGGAAGCAAGCGAGCGAGAGGTCGGCGGCAAAACCAGCAGAGGAGAGCCGCGGGGAGGAGAGGGAACAGAGGAGAGAGCTCCAGAAGCCTCGTCGCGGGGGAGGACGCTGGACGCAGAGCTGGAAAGATATCTTTTATTTTATTAATTAATATAAAAAATAGTTGACCGCACACGGGTGCTACTGCTCTAAAATTTTTTGCTTTAAAAGTCATTCCGTCCTTGTTCTGTTTGTTTTTCGCCGTTTGGTAGCTCTTACAGGCGAGACCGGCAAGTGAAATTCTCTATGTTGTCTTTGGACGGTGGAGACCGTGTTGACTACGATTGACCGCCACCTCAGTCCCTCACTCTCCCCATCTCGCTCGAGTTCTCTTCCTGCACACCCTAGCGGCGTGGGCGGGGAGAGAAGAAGACAATTCCGCCCTGCTTGCGGCTGCGGCGTGGAGAGAAGAACCCCCAATCCCCATGCTTGCGGCATGGAATGGGGTAGTAGAGCAAGGAAGAGGATGCCTGAAGGAAGAGACAGCGGATCCTCCGGATTGGCGGCACATGGCAGCGAAAAAGGAGCGTGCGCGGGCGACCGACCTCCTTGGCTTCCTGACGGGTGAGTACCATTTTTAGGATTTTCGCGCTTTGATTGCTTGGTCCTTGTGATTGTGGTCAGTTAGGTGTAGTAGTCGTGGTTGATATAGTGTGATTTTAGATAGATAGATGTATGTGAACTCGTTGTTGTTCATCTGTAGGATGGACCCTGCTAGTAGCTACAACCTAGAAATCCGAATAATTGCTCGCCATACTCGTGCTCGGTGGTTTAGCTTGAACAAAGTCATCGATGCTGATCGTACCAACTTCGTAGATCTGGTTGCTGAAGTTGAGAATAAGTATCCTTCTGATTATGGGAATATTGTGAGATTGTTTTACTTCTGCATTGAGAGACAGATGAACATCCAAGTTTGCACCGACCAAGATTTGCTTGACATATTTGCAAAACATAACGCTTCCAAGTGTTGCTTCCTGACTTTTGGTTACCACAGCCCCAGTATTGAGCCTCCTGaaatttctccttggaattttAGCAGTTCTTGGCAGTCTGTTGAGAACCCCTTCACTGCCTTGTCCTAGCATTGCACAACCAAGCCATACCTAGAGTGAAACTGCAGATGATGAATACCTGACTAACCCAAACCCATCCAATGAGCATGTGGATGTTAATGAGGAAGGGTTGTATATAGACCTTGGTCCTCAACATCCACCATCTCCAAAAACTCAAAGTCTAAGGTTGCAGCAAACAAAGGGATGGTGAAGGATCTGATGCAGATACATACTGTGAAACAGACAGTGATGATGAATCtgtgtctgatgatgatgataattatGAAATGGAGGATGTAGATGACATTGTTAAAGATAATGAGCCTGATCATATGTCTGATGCTGAGTATGATAAGAAGGATCCTCCTATGACAGTAGGCAGTGTGTATAGAGACATGTATGCATTTAAGCTGGCTTTAGCTTCACATGCTGTCAAACATGAGTTTCATTATGACATTGAAAAGAGTGACATAGGAAGGTACAGAGTTTACTGTTGTGGAAGTACCGAGGGCTGCAGGTGGAGACTTCATGCCTCAACCATGAAGGATGATGAATCAATTAAGGTAATATGTTAGTTTCAAATTTGTATGCTTTTTTATCTGTCAGTTGTTTTCAGATATAagtattttatttttatgccattTGCAGGTGAAGAGGAACCCAACCCATATCCACATACCTATGAAAGCAAAAGGAGGTCTGACGTAGGTAAAGGGGTTACATAGTTTTAGGTTTGTGAATAAGTGATTGACTGATTGAAAGAAGATGCAACTGTTGGTGCTACTGAATTCCAAAGGAGGCTGAAGGATGAGTACAAAATCTTGATACCGTACAGGAGGGTGTGGAATGGTAAGAATCTTGCATTGGATAAATTATATGGGCCCTGGAATAAAAGCTTTGATAACCTGTATAGATTCAAGGCCCAGCTAGATGAAACATATCCTGGTTCATTTGTTGTGATTGATCACCACACCATTAACAAGAAAATTAGATTTAATAGTTTTTAGCCCTGAAACCATGTGTTGATGGCTTCCTTAGAGGTTGTATGCCATATTTGGCAGTAGATAGCACTTTCTTGTGTGGAAAATTCAAGGGCCAGTTGTGCATTGCTTGTGCAGTTGATGTGCACAACTGGATGACCCAATAGCAATAGGTGTCATTGAttctaaaacaaatgaaaattgaGTTTGGTTTATGGAGAGGTTGAAGGAAGCAATAGGCACCCCACCTGGTCTAACATTCTGCACAGACTGTGGACAGGCAGTAACGCATGGTGTTAGTGAGGTCTTTCCACATGCTGAATATAGAGAGTGCATGTGGCATTTAGTTCAAAATTTTAAGAAAAGGTTCAGTGGTAAAAAAATGTATGATCACCTGTGGGCATTTGCCTACTCTTAGAGCAAATACATGTTTGAGAAACACTACCAGACCATGGCTATAGCCAAACCTGAGGCAATGAAGTACCTGCAACAGAATCACAAGAAGCTATGGACTAGAAGTCAGTTTGGCATAGATTCCAAGGTGGATTATGTAATCAATAATTTGGCTGAGTCCTTCAATAACTGGATAAAGGCAGAGAAGGCCAAGCACATTGATGATTTGATGGATACCATAAGGCAGAAGCTGTTGATTAAATGGAATACTAGAAAAAAGGTGGCTAAGAAGTTTCTAAAAAAGATTCTACCTCATGTTATGCAGCAGCTGAGGGAAGGCAGCTTCAACCTAGACATTGAGGTCATCACAGAACATGATGGAGTTATTGAAGTTTGTGCTAAGGGGGGACTGGATTCAGATTTGTTGTGGACTTATGAAACAGGACATGTTCCTACAGGGCTTGGCAAGGGTCAGGAATATCATGCAAGCATGCAATTGCCTACATAACATCTATTATGTGGCCAAATTCAAAGCTGCATATGAAGGTGCCATCCCATCCATTTCGGACAAGTCTATGTGGCCTGATGCCACACATGGATTCTTCATGCATCCTTCCTTGCTTAAGTCCACAGCTGGTAGAAGAAAGAACAGGTACAAAGGAGCAGTTGAAGGAGGTAGCAGGAAGAAATCAAAGAGACATGAGTTTCCAATATGCCATGAGTTAGGGCACCACTGGTACACCTGCAAGAATGGGAGTCTAGCAGACATAGCTGCAATAGAGGCTGACAGGTGAACTTCTCTCGGTTACATTTATTCATATATGATATGAATTGCATTAAATAATCTAACATAACTAAAATTTCACCTACAGAGGTCTGCCAAAGAAAAGGCAGAAAAAGCAGCTAAAGCTAACACAGAGACAAGCATTGTTGTGGCCACAGGGATGGTGTTCCCTCCCAATGAGGCAGTGGAGAATGCTGTAcacaagaaaagaaagagaaaaacctcTCCTTCATCTGTCTCCAAATCTAAGAGAGCAGCAACAAGTACTTCAgtctctactactactcctttcTCTAGCAGGTATGCCACTTCTCCATTTCTTTCTAATTTTTTGCAATGCCAACAGCCCACACTAAACTTCATGTTTTATGTACCACAAGATCTGAAACTGGATCCAACAAACCAATTCCTATTCAAGTTGTGCACCTTGCCCCTTATAATGAAGATGCTGCAGTTCAGCATGAGCCACAGGAAGCTTCAACTGCTACAGTTCATACACCAAGGAGAAAGATTGGATTGAAGAAGAAGCTTACACCAAGGAAAGATGTGTCTGCCACTCTAGCTAGGGGAACAAGCAACAAGGATCTAGCTGACCCTTCCAGCCCAGCTGAAAATACCAGAAGTAAGAAGCAACTGCTACTGGAATGAACAAAGGTGACTCCACCATGTTGTTTTGATGATGCATTGGTGTTGTACTCCtagagaacaccttggcttttgtGGTATGAAATCATTTGGATGGTATGAAATGCTGATGTAATGGAGTTGTAATATTTTGCATGATCAGGACATGTAGTTTATGGTACTTGCTCTGGACAAACTACTGGTGTTAGATGAAATTGTGGTTTATGGTTTGCATGTTGGTAAATAATCTGAACCATGAGCACTACTTATGTTTGTAATGTATTAAGGTTTGCATGTTGGTGaatgaacaatatgagaattttatATTTCTGGACTGCATTCATCCATCCATCATTGACTCATTCATTCATTGATTCAAGCATACAAACACAgtgacacacacacatacataggaCCCTACTTCTTCATAATTGCATACAAGGCAAGGAAGATGACAACAAAGACTAGCTTTTCAATCCATCTGAGCTGCTGCATAACCCTATCTTGCACTACTCCTCCACCAAGCTGACCACCTTCCTAGATGAGAGCCATTGGAGTGGGAGTAGGGATAGCATCTGGTGCTGGCACTGCCTGACCACCTTCCTCAATGCTGTCTATTTATAGGAGCCACCCAGGGAGAGTTTTTGGTGCCAAAGGCCCATCAGATTGGCGCCAAAGCACCATCAGATAGCCTCTTCTTCCTAAGGGCATGATTGTCTTTTTCCCCATCCATTAGCCACAGTTAGCGCTGCATTTGGACGGAATGGCTTGTAAGTCAAAGAAGTTTAGAGCAGTGGCACCTGTATGcggtcaacttttttaatggctcgTGTGTAATTACAATTTTTTTAATGACACACAAGTAAAAggcttttctttttttcctacttcctacaactaaaaagaacgaAACAAAGAGAACCGAATGGTGCAACAATTTTTAGGGTCATCGCTCTGCCTCTTCCCTGTGCGATCCCCACCTGCCGCTCGATGCCAGCGAAAGAAGGAAACACAAATCACGCGTGCGGTGCTTCTGAATTCTGATCTCGTCGTTCCCCCGCACGAAGATCGCGGCTCAATCATCGATCCGTCTCCCCCGCGCCTCGCTCTAGCACAAAAGGAAAGATCATTCCCTCTCCCCTGCAGTCCTCACCCTACCCCCTCACCCTCGTGGTGGTGCGTGCGCTCGTCACACCCACGTTGTCACCGTCGTCCTCATGGTCGCACGCCCGTGCCGTCACCGTCGTCCTCACCATCGTGCTCAACAGCCACCCTCGCCCAGGGACATCAGCCTCTCTGATGGTGACATCAACCTCACCAACACCAATGTTACCATCGTGCTACGGGGCAAGAGCGCCATCTTGAGCATCCGTCACTGGCACGTCCTCCTCGACGCCACCGGCCACCTCATCCTCTCCATGCACGATAAGGTAAGTGCACAGATCGGGTCAGCCATTATCGTGCACAGAACGGATGTTGGAGAAAAAATAGTTCAGTGTGCTACTGTGCTCCACTCAGCTCTGCAGACCAAGAAGTTTTCTGAATCCACCGTAGGC is part of the Miscanthus floridulus cultivar M001 chromosome 9, ASM1932011v1, whole genome shotgun sequence genome and encodes:
- the LOC136483299 gene encoding PP2A regulatory subunit TAP46-like; its protein translation is MVDVEEVGNKMQSQMRLQAEPEDAAADLPLPVLFDRASRLHALASSSALDQDGIRTGVDLLRRCDEMVSKLGLFSRNETKEDVSTANLKYLLVPYYLAEMTEKIAQEDRIPVLKASQDHLKEFIALCEVLELIPEDELELSRRKQPDTMANRRAQKVARFKRQKAAETKLQEIRERKERHGRSLRAAALSAPIEAGEEDDLEDDGEEEREAWLATISLAICKAFDLLDMLKKEEEMLLAVKERKAKEGNAFAREMLDERTKKAEAWHHNAANRVAYSKPADPITCATFAQDVIEGRASVSQAHEHKHQPLIFGPASLVGGGLTSERERMAAQVFQPSYRMPTMSIEEAGLREMKMMEKWQERTAEMMKEANSAWHKDGTSSAQEDEDEDEDAEEAKVRAWDDWKDDNPRGAGNKKLTPCG